In Chitinophaga oryzae, the sequence AACAAAACGAACAACATGGGCCGATCCGACAGGATCGGCCTTTTTGCTTTTTAGCCGCCGCAAATTTTTTTCCTCCTTTTTAGGGAAACCGGTTTTTATCTGTGTCCTTTTCGCAGGTACACTATCTAACCATTCAATGAAAGCAGAAAGAATACTGGAGCTGATGGCGCGGAAAGCCGGAAGAGCGGCAGGCAAGGCGGAACTGGAAGAACTGGAACAGCTGCTGGCAGAAAACCCGGACTACCGTTTCCTGGAAAACGTGCTGGACACGGTGGAGGCGCCGGTGCAGGACACAGCCGTCGTAAGAGACGGTTGGGAGAAAATCGAAGCGGTCCTGCAAACATCAGCACAAACGCCCGAAAAGCCTGAAACGCCGGTCATGTCTGCCAGGCGTCCTTTCCGGTGGGCCGCTGCAGCGGTGCTATTGGTGGTTGCAGGTACAGGCATGTGGCGGATGGCCCGGAAAAAACCGGCAGCGCCGGCGCTGCAACAGATCAGTGCACCGATGGGCAGTACTATCAAAGCATTGCTGCCGGATGGCACGCAGGTATGGATCAACGCGGGCAGCCAAATCAGCTATGATGCGCGCTTCGCGGGCAAGAGCAGGGATGTGAATGTGACTGGTGAAGTGTTTTTTGATGTGGCCGCAGATGATAACAAACCATTCATTGTGCATTCCGATAATCTCGCTATCCAGGTGCTGGGCACCTCCTTCAATGTGAAGGCTTATGGCGACGATCAGAAAGCGGAGGTAGCCGTCATCACCGGGAAAGTACAGGTGATGATGCGTAACAGCCCCGAGAAAAAAGTAGTACTGCTGCCCCGCGAAAAACTGGTGCTGTCGCTCGACCAACAGACCATTATCCACGAAGACGACAGCATACAACATGTCAGCTTCCGCGTGCAGGAACTGGCCAGCAGCAAGGATCCCGGTCTTGTCATGGAGACAGCCTGGCGCCACCAGAAGCTGGCGTTCATGAATGAAACCTTCGCGGAAGTGGCCCGTAAAATGGAAAGACAGTTCAACGTCAATATCGTTTTTGAAGACGAAACACTGAAGAAAGAAATACTCAGCGGCGTGTTTGAAAAAGAGGATGTCAACAAGGCGCTGCGGCTGTTGCAGATGACCACCGGATTCCATTATAGGATAGTACAGCAACAGGTTTACCTGTCCAGATAATACATCAGCGCAACATTTTATCAACTCAAAAATCACCTGTAATGAACACACTGTTATACGCACGCGTCACCTGAAAGCATGTATGAGGGATGAGATAAGCTTCATCCGGAATAAAAAAGGGAAGAGGTACGCTCTTCCCCAAAAGGCTTATGTGTATCTACAGGGGTAAGTCAGCCTGAGAAACTTCACTTACACCCTTCTTTACAAACCTTTCTAAAACAAATCTATGAAAAAAAGCAGAT encodes:
- a CDS encoding FecR family protein translates to MKAERILELMARKAGRAAGKAELEELEQLLAENPDYRFLENVLDTVEAPVQDTAVVRDGWEKIEAVLQTSAQTPEKPETPVMSARRPFRWAAAAVLLVVAGTGMWRMARKKPAAPALQQISAPMGSTIKALLPDGTQVWINAGSQISYDARFAGKSRDVNVTGEVFFDVAADDNKPFIVHSDNLAIQVLGTSFNVKAYGDDQKAEVAVITGKVQVMMRNSPEKKVVLLPREKLVLSLDQQTIIHEDDSIQHVSFRVQELASSKDPGLVMETAWRHQKLAFMNETFAEVARKMERQFNVNIVFEDETLKKEILSGVFEKEDVNKALRLLQMTTGFHYRIVQQQVYLSR